The following is a genomic window from Terriglobales bacterium.
CGAGCGAAGCGAGTCGAATGGGCCCGCCAAGCGCTGTCACTTCCCAATACAAAAGCTGCCGAAGATCAGGTTGAGGATGTCGTCGGCGGTGGTGGCGCCGGTAATCTCATCCAGCGGGCGCAAGGCGCTGTAGAGGTCGAGCAGGAGCATTTCGTGGGGAAGATTCTCTCGTGCGGCGCGGTCGGCGGCGGCCAGGCCGGCCAGCACCTCGCCCACCAGCTTCTGCTGGCGCACATTGGTGAGGAAGCCCGACTCCGCCTGCGTGCCGACGTCGCCGCCCACAT
Proteins encoded in this region:
- a CDS encoding tRNA uridine-5-carboxymethylaminomethyl(34) synthesis GTPase MnmE; the protein is VGGDVGTQAESGFLTNVRQQKLVGEVLAGLAAADRAARENLPHEMLLLDLYSALRPLDEITGATTADDILNLIFGSFCIGK